One window of the Yamadazyma tenuis chromosome 6, complete sequence genome contains the following:
- a CDS encoding uncharacterized protein (EggNog:ENOG503NWRF; COG:K), with the protein MSAQIHSNIDVSDWNLKNNPSSVTMSETPQPHDSSAARPQKPKTKRSIRAKYSRPCDGCALRKVRCDQQKPCSRCVEHNVPCTDNRLKKKCGPKHIHKKTRDSINNLSMGNAKINTLGDHNQILTLDKLLPCLQIYQTWYYGIWPVLSVAHLVSRIVQLNPNSDSTLSKENATSYALCCAVCAAITRQLTFLTAGNPIVGAPANIDASQYAKEAIRARNLFDYRLDPSHDNLLISFFLYIYYINIKDGIQAAILYMKEAISIAQLLGLHDPRTYSARPTAEVHRLRKIYYMLLVTERFSCIEDNVPVCLEPSIPLPSLEDEEYSGLLTGFIELVKIFSIPDKRFFDNLINYSKKNPGNLNNFQNLFVSSGTPTRKWITDVQVRLSKIEVTNASSDTQRLNIILSKHWMRALAWHISSQNGLLIKKDTDSENPCLSYQYPIEIAKDFLISTENLPIFAFESNGPGVSVKLLEIALAVADSVNECIINKSEYFTAYNLLTSIFNLVSKFKSEITISEELYVKVESIVRRKSMPSPIYPKSYIREVNNDGESIASEEQVRLTPEDPRPKADFSKSHDKDIIPSEFKYLEPIPSLLNSPGEGDFQPHSPFTQMTMAFSMSPNQFGLEEFNLEIQNRQSHEPFQTFQHTQSPSSAQLHQLELQLHHQFSQFHPNQDNQYQYGTPNKSQVNGDGPDQGQIQNDDVSSNSHHDNDSTSSFKNDFGSPLNSDISSSYGSSVSSGDQSNV; encoded by the coding sequence ATGTCGGCCCAAATCCACTCGAACATTGACGTGTCCGACTGGAACCTTAAGAACAACCCTTCTTCCGTGACAATGAGCGAAACGCCTCAACCCCATGATTCGTCAGCCGCCCGGCCTCAGAAACCTAAAACCAAACGGTCAATTCGAGCCAAATACTCTCGGCCTTGTGATGGATGTGCCCTTAGAAAGGTCCGGTGTGACCAGCAAAAGCCTTGCTCTCGGTGCGTGGAGCACAATGTCCCTTGCACCGATAACCGGCTCAAAAAGAAGTGTGGGCCTAAAcatatccacaaaaagaCCAGAGactccatcaacaatttATCGATGGGTAacgccaaaatcaacaccttgggCGACCATAACCAGATCTTAACCTTGGATAAACTCTTACCATGTCTTCAGATCTATCAGACCTGGTACTACGGGATTTGGCCGGTGTTACTGGTGGCTCACTTGGTGCTGAGAATCGTCCAATTAAACCCCAACAGCGACTCGACCCTCAGCAAGGAAAATGCTACCAGCTATGCCTTGTGCTGCGCCGTGTGTGCGGCCATCACTCGCCAGCTCACGTTCTTGACGGCGGGGAACCCCATTGTGGGGGCCCCAGCCAATATCGATGCCAGCCAGTACGCTAAAGAGGCTATTCGGGCACGTAACTTGTTTGACTACCGACTTGACCCTTCTCAcgacaacttgttgatctcGTTCTTTCTTTACATCTATTATATCAACATTAAAGATGGGATCCAAGCAGCCATCTTGTATATGAAAGAAGCCATCTCCATTGCTCAGTTACTTGGTTTACACGATCCTAGAACATATTCTGCGAGACCCACCGCCGAAGTCCACCGGTTGCGAAAAATTTATTATATGCTTTTGGTGACCGAAAGGTTTCTGTGTATCGAAGATAATGTTCCAGTGTGTTTGGAACCTTCAATCCCCTTGCCATCGTTGGAGGATGAGGAGTATAGTGGCTTGTTGACGGGCTTCATCGAGTTAgtcaagatcttttccaTTCCTGATAAGCGGTTTTTCGataacttgatcaactaTAGTAAGAAAAATCCCggcaacttgaacaacttccAAAACCTCTTTGTGTCAAGTGGGACTCCAACTCGCAAATGGATAACAGATGTGCAAGTTCGCTTGAGCAAGATCGAAGTCACCAATGCTTCAAGTGACACCCAGAGGTTGAACATCATTCTCTCCAAGCACTGGATGCGTGCATTGGCCTGGCACATTTCTTCTCAAAACGGccttttgatcaagaaggatACCGATCTGGAAAACCCCTGCCTTTCTTACCAGTACCCCATTGAAATAGCTAAAGACTTTTTGATAAGCACCGAAAACCTCCCTATTTTTGCTTTCGAGTCCAACGGACCCGGGGTACTGGTTAAACTACTCGAAATCGCCTTGGCAGTGGCCGACTCCGTCAATGAGTGTATCATCAATAAAAGTGAGTATTTCACTGCCTATAACTTGTTGACGTCgatcttcaacttggtttcaaaaTTCAAAAGTGAAATCACTATTTCTGAAGAACTATATGTGAAGGTCGAGTCCATTGTGCGGCGTAAATCTATGCCTCTGCCCATCTACCCCAAGAGTTACATTCGTGAAGTCAATAATGATGGAGAAAGCATTGCTTCTGAGGAACAGGTTCGCTTGACACCCGAGGATCCAAGGCCTAAAGCCGACTTTTCCAAACTGCATGACAAGGATATTATACCCTCTGAGTTTAAGTATTTGGAACCAATTCCTTCATTGCTCAATTCTCCTGGAGAAGGCGATTTTCAACCTCATTCTCCTTTCACTCAAATGACGATGGCTTTCTCGATGTCACCCAACCAGTTTGGACTAGAAGAGTTCAACTTAGAGATACAAAATAGACAATCGCATGAGCCGTTCCAAACTTTCCAACACACCCAATCACCCTCGTCTGCTCAATTGCACCAATTGGAACTACAGCTTCACCATCAGTTTAGCCAATTCCATCCCAACCAAGATAACCAGTACCAGTATGGGACCCCCAACAAATCTCAAGTCAATGGAGATGGTCCTGACCAGggtcaaatccaaaatgatgatgtttcttccaattctcACCACGACAATGACCTGACgtcttccttcaagaacGATTTCGGCTCCCCGTTGAATTCCGATATTAGTTCTTCGTATGGTTCATCCGTAAGTTCTGGTGATCAAAGCAATGTATAA